One Hydrogenophaga crassostreae genomic region harbors:
- a CDS encoding GspE/PulE family protein: MKTPHKHSGSGKAVKSDFQGPLDWRMLVDWLLKDEVISDNEAARTIARCASAHSAQHPIQRLSVVGMARASDGHVLDAELLTQWLAARTDLEYFRIDPLKVDVGKVADVMSAAYAERHKVLPVQVGTAEVVVATAEPFIRDWVPEVERQTRKSVRLVVSSPQEISRYTGEFFALAKSVRAANKLGGGQAGFGSFEQLVELGKTNKQLDANDQHVVQVVDWLWQYAFDQRASDIHLEPRREQGVIRFRIDGVLHPVYQMPMGVMNAMIARVKLLGRMDVVEKRRPQDGRIKTTRPGPGDTRSDEVEMRLSTLPTAFGEKMVMRIFDPEATVKDLSALGFTPHDATRWEGLMKKPHGIVLVTGPTGSGKTTTLYATLKRLATEEVNVSTVEDPIEMIEPAFNQTQVQTHLDLDFAQGLRALMRQDPDIIMVGEVRDLPTAEMAVQAALTGHLVFTTLHTNDAPSAIMRLMELGVPPYLINATVLGVLAQRLVRTLCPTCKVREDDATTDISREALADMAKPWKVTGTYKPYQAVGCVECRMTGFRGRVGLYELLTVSETFKEKITREPHLEVLRKQAVSDGMRPLRLAGAARVAEGNTTMEEVMATTPPLT; encoded by the coding sequence ATGAAAACACCCCACAAACATTCGGGCTCTGGCAAAGCGGTCAAGAGCGACTTTCAGGGGCCGCTTGACTGGCGCATGCTGGTGGACTGGTTGTTGAAAGATGAAGTGATTTCCGACAACGAAGCGGCGCGCACGATTGCGCGTTGCGCTTCGGCCCACAGTGCGCAGCACCCGATTCAACGCCTGTCCGTGGTGGGCATGGCGCGCGCATCGGATGGCCATGTGCTCGACGCTGAGTTGTTGACCCAGTGGCTCGCGGCGCGCACCGACCTCGAATACTTCCGCATCGATCCGCTCAAGGTGGATGTGGGCAAGGTCGCCGATGTGATGAGCGCCGCTTACGCCGAGCGCCACAAGGTGTTGCCGGTGCAGGTGGGTACGGCCGAAGTGGTTGTGGCCACGGCCGAGCCGTTCATTCGCGACTGGGTGCCCGAGGTTGAGCGCCAGACGCGCAAGAGTGTGCGCCTGGTGGTGTCAAGCCCGCAGGAGATTTCTCGCTACACCGGTGAGTTCTTTGCACTCGCCAAGTCGGTTCGCGCGGCCAACAAACTGGGCGGTGGCCAGGCCGGGTTTGGCAGCTTTGAACAGTTGGTGGAGCTGGGCAAAACCAACAAGCAGCTCGATGCCAACGACCAGCACGTGGTGCAGGTGGTCGACTGGCTGTGGCAGTACGCCTTTGATCAGCGTGCCAGCGATATCCATCTGGAGCCTCGGCGCGAGCAGGGTGTGATCCGTTTCCGTATCGATGGCGTGCTGCACCCTGTCTACCAGATGCCGATGGGCGTGATGAACGCGATGATTGCGCGCGTCAAGCTGCTGGGCCGCATGGACGTGGTGGAAAAGCGCCGTCCGCAAGATGGCCGCATCAAAACCACCCGGCCTGGCCCGGGCGACACGCGCAGCGACGAGGTGGAGATGCGTTTGTCGACGCTGCCCACGGCGTTTGGCGAAAAAATGGTGATGCGGATTTTTGATCCGGAAGCCACCGTGAAAGACCTGAGCGCGCTCGGGTTCACGCCCCACGACGCCACGCGTTGGGAAGGCCTGATGAAGAAACCCCACGGCATCGTGCTCGTGACCGGCCCCACCGGTTCGGGCAAAACCACCACGCTTTACGCCACGCTCAAGCGCCTGGCCACCGAAGAGGTGAACGTGAGCACCGTGGAAGACCCGATCGAAATGATCGAACCGGCCTTCAACCAGACGCAGGTGCAAACCCACCTCGATCTCGATTTCGCCCAGGGCCTGCGCGCCTTGATGCGGCAAGACCCGGACATCATCATGGTCGGCGAGGTGCGCGATCTGCCGACCGCCGAAATGGCCGTGCAGGCCGCGCTCACGGGCCACCTGGTGTTCACCACACTGCACACCAACGACGCACCTTCGGCCATCATGCGGCTGATGGAGCTGGGTGTGCCGCCTTATCTGATCAATGCCACGGTGCTGGGCGTCTTGGCGCAGCGCCTGGTTCGCACGCTGTGCCCGACCTGCAAGGTGCGCGAAGACGACGCCACGACCGACATCTCGCGCGAAGCGCTGGCCGACATGGCCAAACCCTGGAAAGTGACTGGCACATACAAGCCTTACCAGGCGGTGGGGTGCGTGGAATGCCGCATGACCGGGTTTCGCGGGCGTGTGGGCCTGTACGAATTGCTCACCGTGTCAGAAACCTTCAAGGAGAAAATCACGCGCGAACCCCACCTGGAAGTGCTTCGCAAACAGGCCGTCAGCGATGGCATGCGGCCATTGCGCCTGGCCGGGGCCGCACGCGTGGCCGAAGGCAATACCACCATGGAAGAAGTGATGGCAACGACGCCACCGCTGACCTGA
- a CDS encoding class I SAM-dependent methyltransferase: MKTGANAAARRRSGPQTLPEVTMSEDGEVRFLHLGTEWIQGSMIIDEPFAIELDYVQRMMAWLLFVDPDTVTKRRAMQLGLGSAALTKFCFKICRMDTTAVEINPQVLAACRGWFKLPPESARLRVLLADAGQEIRKAEHTGQVDSLQVDQYDHEAAAPVLDSPDFYTDCRSVLTDDGVMTVNLFGRDASYERSLQSIRAAFGDDAVWAFKPTREGNSIVLAQRHADRPTRMHLLARAEEIQSRWGLPAVKWLRIFKPVV; encoded by the coding sequence ATGAAGACTGGCGCCAATGCCGCTGCGCGGCGCCGCAGCGGCCCCCAGACCCTGCCCGAGGTCACGATGTCGGAAGATGGCGAAGTGCGCTTTCTCCATCTGGGCACCGAGTGGATTCAGGGCTCCATGATCATCGATGAGCCATTCGCCATCGAGCTCGACTACGTGCAGCGCATGATGGCCTGGCTGTTGTTTGTCGACCCAGATACGGTGACCAAACGCCGGGCCATGCAGCTGGGCCTGGGCTCGGCGGCGCTGACCAAATTCTGTTTCAAGATATGCCGCATGGACACCACAGCGGTCGAAATCAACCCGCAGGTGCTTGCCGCCTGTCGCGGCTGGTTCAAGCTGCCGCCTGAGAGTGCGCGGTTGAGGGTGTTGCTGGCCGATGCAGGGCAAGAGATTCGCAAGGCCGAACACACGGGTCAGGTCGATTCGTTGCAAGTTGACCAGTACGACCATGAAGCGGCCGCGCCGGTGCTCGACAGTCCTGATTTTTATACCGATTGCCGCTCGGTGCTGACCGATGACGGCGTCATGACGGTGAACCTGTTCGGGCGCGATGCATCCTATGAACGCTCCTTGCAGAGCATTCGCGCGGCCTTTGGCGACGATGCGGTCTGGGCCTTCAAACCCACACGGGAAGGCAACAGCATCGTGCTGGCCCAGCGCCATGCCGATCGGCCCACACGCATGCACCTGCTGGCGAGAGCCGAAGAAATTCAGTCGCGCTGGGGTTTGCCCGCCGTGAAGTGGCTGCGGATATTCAAACCCGTGGTCTGA
- a CDS encoding META domain-containing protein → MATSIQRLLHTLTRRPSLWLAAPIWLSLQACANSAAPPPAPTVPLWGTQWQLEALGSQPVMPQSKASLHFPEVGRVAGHGSCNRFSGSVTVKEDRLAIGQVASTKMACRGGAMEQESSYLAALQKAQRYEQQGDTLLIHTQGMDQPLRFVRSK, encoded by the coding sequence TTGGCCACATCCATTCAACGCCTGCTGCACACCCTCACCCGCCGCCCCTCCCTGTGGCTGGCCGCCCCCATCTGGCTGAGCCTGCAGGCCTGCGCCAATTCGGCTGCACCACCGCCAGCCCCCACGGTACCGCTGTGGGGCACGCAATGGCAGCTGGAAGCGCTGGGTTCGCAGCCGGTCATGCCGCAATCCAAAGCCTCGCTGCACTTTCCAGAAGTCGGTCGTGTGGCAGGCCATGGCTCTTGCAACCGTTTTTCCGGCTCGGTGACCGTCAAGGAAGACCGGTTGGCAATTGGTCAGGTGGCGAGCACCAAGATGGCCTGCAGGGGCGGCGCCATGGAACAAGAAAGCAGCTACCTGGCTGCACTGCAAAAAGCGCAGCGCTATGAGCAACAGGGCGACACGCTGTTGATCCATACGCAGGGCATGGACCAACCCCTGCGCTTCGTTCGGTCGAAGTAA
- a CDS encoding TatD family hydrolase → MWIDTHCHLDAPEFGPDHALALAARERAAALGVSRCVIPAVMRNNFDTVRLLAHRLGDAYALGIHPLFVPQALDRDLEALDQALTEHKGDPRLVAVGEIGLDFFVPALCEPAMRERQIGFYRAQLKLARKHGLPVILHVRRSADVLLKHLREQRVAGGIAHAFNGSGQQATHFIDLGFKLGFGGACTFEPAKQLRALAASLPLSALVMETDSPDIPPQWLYVTAAQREAGQSQGLNTPAELPRIGAVVAGLRNLTEAALASATSANALMALPRLAALP, encoded by the coding sequence ATGTGGATCGATACCCATTGTCATCTTGATGCCCCCGAATTCGGGCCAGACCATGCGCTGGCCCTGGCCGCCCGTGAGCGGGCGGCCGCGCTGGGCGTGAGCCGCTGCGTGATCCCCGCCGTGATGCGGAACAACTTTGACACCGTTCGGCTGTTGGCCCACCGGCTGGGTGACGCCTACGCGCTGGGCATCCACCCCTTGTTTGTGCCGCAGGCGCTGGACCGCGATCTGGAGGCGCTTGACCAGGCGTTGACTGAACACAAAGGCGACCCCCGGCTGGTGGCCGTCGGGGAAATAGGTCTTGACTTTTTTGTGCCTGCCCTGTGCGAGCCAGCGATGCGGGAACGGCAGATCGGGTTTTATCGGGCCCAGCTCAAACTGGCGCGAAAACATGGTTTGCCCGTGATCTTGCATGTGCGGCGCAGTGCCGATGTGTTGTTGAAACACCTGCGGGAGCAGCGCGTGGCCGGTGGCATCGCCCATGCCTTCAATGGCAGCGGGCAGCAGGCCACGCATTTTATCGATCTCGGATTCAAACTGGGTTTTGGTGGCGCATGCACCTTTGAACCTGCCAAGCAGCTGCGCGCGCTGGCCGCCAGTTTGCCGCTGTCGGCGCTGGTGATGGAGACCGATTCGCCCGACATTCCGCCCCAATGGCTTTACGTTACGGCGGCGCAACGCGAAGCCGGTCAATCCCAAGGCTTGAACACGCCCGCCGAGCTGCCGCGCATAGGCGCTGTGGTGGCTGGCTTGCGAAACCTGACGGAGGCCGCCTTGGCCAGCGCCACGAGCGCCAACGCGCTGATGGCATTGCCCAGACTGGCGGCGCTGCCATGA
- a CDS encoding DNA-deoxyinosine glycosylase: MNRLKGLAPVVNADTRMVVLGSFPGVASLTAQQYYGHPQNQFWKILGALWALPLPEKPYGERVALMQAHHVGLWDVYGACEREGSLDASIRQGELNDFAWLQRQCPHLEAIAHNGGESFKHARHTEALGVPVYKLPSTSPAHASWRFERKLAAWSEVFLRHGLTI; this comes from the coding sequence ATGAACCGGTTAAAGGGTCTTGCCCCGGTAGTGAATGCAGACACGCGCATGGTTGTACTGGGCAGCTTTCCAGGTGTGGCCTCGCTGACCGCGCAGCAGTATTACGGCCACCCGCAAAACCAGTTCTGGAAAATTCTGGGTGCGCTGTGGGCGTTGCCATTGCCAGAGAAGCCTTATGGCGAGCGCGTGGCTTTGATGCAGGCGCACCACGTCGGCTTGTGGGATGTGTACGGCGCCTGTGAACGCGAGGGCAGCCTGGATGCCAGCATCCGTCAGGGTGAGCTCAACGATTTCGCCTGGCTGCAACGGCAATGTCCGCACCTTGAAGCCATTGCCCACAACGGCGGCGAAAGCTTCAAACATGCGCGCCACACCGAAGCGCTCGGTGTACCCGTCTACAAACTGCCCTCAACCAGCCCCGCCCATGCGAGCTGGCGCTTCGAACGTAAACTGGCGGCTTGGTCCGAGGTATTTCTTCGCCACGGGCTGACCATTTGA